A stretch of Helicobacter pylori DNA encodes these proteins:
- the uvrD gene encoding DNA helicase UvrD — protein sequence MDFEKSILGNLNEAQKIAASHIQGPLLILAGAGSGKTKTLTSRLAYLIGACGVPSENTLTLTFTNKASKEMQERALKLLNNQAFIPPLLCTFHRFGLLFLRQHMNLLKRVCDFSVLDSDEVKTLCKQLKISNFRANISQIKNGMMDLSMQDSECYKAYELYQNALKKDNLVDFDDLLFLSLKILQDNEKLAKETSERYHYIMVDEYQDTNALQLEFLKQLSCTHHNLCVVGDDDQSIYGFRGADISNILNFSKHFKGAKIVKLETNYRSSAEILACANSLISHNQHRHIKTLQSFKGSHKSVICKEYPTQKEESLDVAYQIKALLKKGENLENIAILYRLNGLSRSIEESLNALNIPYRLIGAVSFYERAEIKDALAFMHLVAKKDDRFFIKRVLNKPPRGLGKITQEWIFSLLDEEDLNLEEALKLGAFKDKLNPKNEYALKKFTAMIGRLREAFEISVEKFCERFLEETNLLKSYEKEDNYEEREGFVKELLSLVKEYFKTNPTHSLLDFLNESVLDAHNTENAQKVSCMSVHMSKGLEFKHVFVIGLEEGFFPHRGFNQESDLEEERRLAYVAITRAKEGLQLSYVKERSYFGRKISCSPSVFLEEAKLLKSDQTPKQNHQKDTPIKVGDLIKHKIFGTGRVLGVEKGLSGLCLKINCGGNVYDKISEKFVEKVDNEF from the coding sequence ATGGATTTTGAAAAAAGCATTTTAGGCAATTTAAACGAAGCGCAAAAAATCGCTGCAAGCCACATTCAAGGGCCATTGCTCATTTTAGCAGGAGCTGGGAGCGGTAAGACTAAGACTTTAACGAGCCGTTTAGCGTATTTGATTGGCGCTTGTGGCGTGCCTAGCGAGAACACTTTAACGCTCACTTTCACCAATAAAGCGAGTAAGGAAATGCAAGAAAGGGCTTTGAAATTATTGAACAATCAAGCGTTTATCCCCCCCTTGCTTTGCACTTTCCATCGTTTTGGTTTGCTGTTTTTAAGGCAACACATGAATCTTTTAAAAAGGGTGTGCGATTTTTCGGTGTTAGATAGCGATGAAGTCAAAACGCTGTGCAAGCAGCTCAAAATTTCAAACTTTAGAGCCAATATTTCTCAAATCAAAAACGGCATGATGGATTTAAGCATGCAAGATAGCGAATGCTATAAAGCGTATGAGCTTTATCAAAACGCACTCAAAAAAGACAATTTAGTGGATTTTGACGATTTGCTTTTTTTAAGCCTTAAGATTTTACAAGATAATGAAAAACTCGCCAAAGAGACTAGCGAACGCTACCATTACATTATGGTAGATGAGTATCAAGACACGAACGCCCTGCAATTGGAATTTTTAAAACAATTGAGTTGTACGCACCATAATTTGTGCGTGGTGGGCGATGACGATCAGAGCATTTATGGTTTTAGGGGGGCTGATATTTCTAATATTTTAAATTTTTCCAAGCATTTTAAAGGGGCTAAAATAGTGAAATTAGAGACCAACTACCGCTCTAGCGCTGAAATTTTAGCGTGCGCTAATTCTCTCATCAGCCATAACCAACACCGCCACATTAAAACGCTTCAAAGTTTCAAAGGTTCGCATAAAAGCGTGATTTGTAAAGAATACCCCACGCAAAAAGAAGAGAGCCTGGATGTGGCTTATCAAATCAAAGCCCTTTTAAAGAAGGGCGAAAATTTAGAAAATATCGCTATTTTGTACCGCTTAAACGGGCTTAGCCGCAGCATTGAAGAGAGCTTGAACGCTTTGAATATCCCTTATAGGCTCATTGGAGCGGTGAGTTTCTATGAAAGAGCCGAGATTAAAGACGCTTTGGCGTTCATGCATTTAGTGGCTAAAAAAGACGATCGCTTTTTTATCAAGCGCGTTTTAAACAAGCCCCCAAGAGGCCTTGGCAAGATCACTCAAGAATGGATTTTTTCTCTTTTAGATGAAGAGGATTTGAATTTAGAAGAAGCGCTAAAACTTGGGGCGTTTAAAGACAAATTAAACCCTAAAAACGAATACGCTTTAAAGAAATTCACCGCTATGATAGGGCGTTTGAGGGAGGCTTTTGAAATTTCAGTAGAGAAGTTTTGCGAGCGGTTTTTAGAAGAGACTAATCTTTTAAAAAGCTATGAAAAAGAAGACAATTACGAAGAAAGAGAGGGCTTTGTTAAAGAGCTTTTAAGTTTAGTGAAAGAATATTTTAAAACTAACCCCACGCATTCTTTGTTGGATTTTTTGAATGAAAGCGTTCTGGATGCCCATAATACAGAAAACGCGCAAAAAGTGAGCTGCATGAGCGTGCATATGAGTAAGGGGTTAGAGTTTAAGCATGTGTTTGTGATCGGGTTAGAAGAAGGGTTTTTCCCGCATAGGGGATTCAATCAAGAAAGCGATTTAGAAGAAGAAAGGCGCTTGGCTTACGTAGCGATCACTAGGGCTAAAGAAGGATTGCAGCTCTCTTATGTCAAAGAGCGTTCGTATTTTGGGAGGAAAATTTCTTGCTCGCCCTCTGTGTTTTTAGAAGAAGCCAAGCTGCTCAAAAGCGATCAAACCCCTAAACAAAATCACCAAAAAGACACGCCCATTAAAGTGGGGGATTTGATCAAACATAAGATTTTTGGCACCGGGAGGGTTTTAGGCGTAGAAAAAGGCTTGAGCGGTTTGTGCTTGAAAATCAATTGCGGAGGGAATGTCTATGATAAAATCTCAGAAAAATTTGTAGAAAAAGTGGATAACGAGTTTTGA
- the flgA gene encoding flagellar basal body P-ring formation chaperone FlgA: MKILTLFLISLNALFALDLNALKAEIKEAYLKEYKDLKLEIETINLEIPERFSNASILSYELSASNKLKKDGVVFLRLENEPNLRLPVRYSVIGSMQAFKSASAIKKDENITANNTKKERVSFGTLSNPLLEGAIDKVSAKHFIPPNTLLSMDKTQALIIVRKNDIITGVYEEGQISIEISLKALENGALNQIIQAKNLESNKILKAKVLSRSKAQIL; this comes from the coding sequence TTGAAAATTTTAACCCTTTTTTTGATAAGTTTAAACGCGCTCTTCGCCCTAGATTTGAACGCGCTTAAAGCAGAGATTAAAGAAGCTTACCTTAAAGAATACAAAGACTTAAAATTAGAAATTGAAACCATTAACTTAGAAATCCCAGAGCGTTTTTCTAACGCTTCCATTTTAAGCTATGAATTGAGCGCTTCCAATAAGCTTAAAAAAGATGGGGTCGTGTTTTTAAGATTGGAAAATGAGCCTAATTTACGCTTGCCGGTGCGTTATAGCGTGATAGGCAGCATGCAGGCTTTTAAAAGCGCTAGCGCGATTAAAAAAGATGAAAACATCACCGCTAACAACACCAAAAAAGAGCGCGTTTCGTTTGGCACGCTTTCTAATCCTTTATTAGAGGGCGCAATCGATAAAGTGAGCGCGAAACATTTTATCCCCCCTAACACGCTTTTAAGCATGGATAAAACCCAAGCTTTAATCATCGTGCGTAAAAACGACATCATCACCGGGGTGTATGAAGAGGGGCAAATCAGCATAGAAATAAGCCTAAAAGCCCTAGAAAATGGCGCACTTAATCAAATCATTCAAGCCAAGAATTTAGAAAGCAATAAAATACTTAAAGCAAAAGTGTTGAGCAGATCTAAAGCGCAAATCTTATAA
- a CDS encoding UbiX family flavin prenyltransferase, with the protein MKLVLGISGASGIPLALRFLEKLPKEIEVFVVASKNAHVVALEESNINLKNAMKDLRPSATFFNEQDIHASIASGSYGIHKMAIIPASMDMVAKIAHGFGGDLISRSASVMLKEKRPLLIAPREMPLSAIMLENLLKLAHSNAIIAPPMMTYYTQSKTLEAMQDFLVGKWFDSLGIENDLYPRWGMN; encoded by the coding sequence ATGAAATTAGTTTTAGGCATCAGTGGAGCAAGCGGGATACCCCTAGCCTTGCGGTTTTTAGAAAAATTACCCAAAGAAATTGAAGTTTTTGTCGTGGCGTCTAAAAACGCGCATGTCGTGGCGTTAGAAGAGTCTAACATCAACCTTAAAAACGCCATGAAAGACTTACGGCCTAGCGCGACTTTTTTTAACGAGCAAGACATCCATGCGAGCATCGCTTCAGGGAGTTATGGTATCCATAAAATGGCGATCATTCCAGCGAGCATGGACATGGTGGCTAAAATCGCGCATGGCTTTGGGGGGGATTTGATTTCTAGGAGCGCCTCTGTCATGCTTAAAGAAAAGCGCCCCTTACTCATTGCTCCTAGAGAAATGCCTTTAAGCGCTATCATGCTGGAAAATTTGCTCAAACTCGCCCATTCTAATGCGATCATCGCGCCGCCGATGATGACTTATTACACCCAGAGCAAGACTTTAGAAGCGATGCAAGATTTTTTAGTGGGGAAGTGGTTTGACAGCCTAGGGATAGAAAATGACTTATACCCACGATGGGGAATGAACTGA
- the coaD gene encoding pantetheine-phosphate adenylyltransferase, with product MQKIGIYPGTFDPVTNGHIDIIHRSSELFEKLIVAVAHSSAKNPMFSLKERLKMMQLATKSFKNVECVAFEGLLANLAKEYHCKVLVRGLRVVSDFEYELQMGYANKSLNHELETLYFMPTLQNAFISSSIVRSIIAHKGDASHLVPKEIYPLISKA from the coding sequence ATGCAAAAAATCGGCATTTACCCGGGCACTTTTGATCCGGTAACGAATGGGCATATAGACATTATCCACCGCTCTAGCGAATTGTTTGAAAAGCTCATTGTCGCTGTGGCGCACTCAAGCGCTAAAAACCCCATGTTTAGTTTAAAAGAGCGTTTAAAAATGATGCAACTGGCCACTAAAAGTTTTAAAAATGTAGAATGCGTTGCGTTTGAAGGGCTATTAGCCAACCTGGCTAAAGAGTATCATTGTAAGGTGTTAGTTAGGGGCTTAAGGGTGGTGAGCGATTTTGAATACGAATTGCAAATGGGCTATGCGAACAAATCCTTAAACCACGAATTAGAAACCTTGTATTTCATGCCCACTTTACAAAACGCTTTCATCAGCTCTTCTATCGTGCGATCCATTATCGCGCATAAGGGCGATGCGAGCCATTTAGTGCCTAAAGAAATTTATCCTTTGATTTCAAAGGCTTAA